attttcttaagaggtaggccgaaatggccattTCTGCAAAAAAGGGCCGTTGGCCAACGGTcatatttgaatttgaccgttggcaacggtcaaaaaaaaaaaaaagttaaaaatcgagctgaaccgggctgtagcccgttaacaacctgttaacgggcttagcgggttccggtgTACCGGTATCAAAAAACTGTTCGTTTGAAACCTGCTCCCCGCTcaacccgtcccagcccgcccccacgctacagtaccggtctgaaccgggttgtaaacgggtcagcccggcccgattaacaggtatagtTCAAATGCATAAATTAGCTACACTACTACTTGTGTACTTCTCTTATCACATGGCATTTTTCTGTTGTCTTTTGTTCATACATTCTTACGACAATAATTCCTACCTTGGCTACGTCATGTAACAGGTCCCAATGTATTTGTCGAAGACCACAACAAACGAAGCCGACAACTATATACCTTGGTTGGCCTTCAAGTCGATGCATCACATTTCATTAATATGTGAACAGTTAGTAAATAGGTATCTTGTAAACCTCTGGACATCTTGTAAAACTTGATTCTTTAGTGGATAGTACCAAGAAGTAGTAAAACTTATTGAATCTTGGTATGTTTGCATTTTTGCTGGTGATCTCTTGCTTTAGGATTCTAGGGATATTTTATTGATTCAATATATGCAATGCAGTTATCCCACACAGGGACTTGCTCATTGTTGTGAATGCAAAGAGGGACGATGATCTTATGGTAAATGTTCACAAGTCTAAGGAGCTTTAAATCTGATTTTGCGACTCTTTCACACTTCTTCATCTTTGAGTGGTAGGTAGCTTCAAAGATAGTCCGATGAAATTGGTATCTAAGGTCTATTTGATTACAATACTCAAGTTTGTACAAAATGCAAATATATTTGACTTTATTCCCTTTAGTTAATTGATATTAAATATAATGGCATTAACATAAATCTCTTAGATGTTGGGCCCGTACTGGCACGGGCAATAACCACCTAAGTATATTAGAAGACAAAGGGTTTCGACATGGCTGCTTAGTTGtcattaaaatttaaatttaggGCATTATAGTCATTTAACCTAATAGCTACATACGTGTTTGTATTTTAGGTTATCAGTGTATATGTGGATTCTAGGACAACGTACAGAGTTTTCATTCAATAAGTTCTTCATCTTCCGATGCAATTGAACTAGACATGGCTATGGTGTTTGTCTACTTGCAGGTCATCCATcgatcaccctccaattcaaacattGGGATTGAAGTCTATTGTAAGTTGAGTAATTTATATTCTGCAAAAAATTAGTGTCAAATTGCTTCTTTCCATCCAAATTGCCTCAAATGACCTCTTAGAGACCGAGACGATTTGCAGATCTAAGAGGACTTCAGTGGGCTATTGTTgtgagaattttccttcttcTCCTTTGTCCTCTATCCCGATTGACTCCCTTAGATTTTTTTTTACTGAAGGGCTATTACAGTATTTCCTGAGTCAATGCTCTTCTGTTAACTGATTCTGCACTTGTATTTACTCATTgattattttttatcaatttcGTAGCAGATAATGGTACTAAGAACTTAATGAGAATAGAGAAAGGCTATCTGAACAAAATTTCACAAGGTCAGTTATGCAATTCTGAAAACGTTAATATTGATCTATATTTTCCAACAAGTTagataaattttattatattaggTTTTATCGTTTCCCTTATTATCATAGTTAGTTATCTGTATGTAGCTGAAAATAAAACGGAGAATTTAGAGAGCCATTTTTTAGCAGTCACTAATTTGTCCAAAAAAATATAGTTCCTTTTACCCATTTGTATTGCTTTTACTTCTCTAATATAACTACTATTATTTACTTATAAACGATTAAGTTCGTATTTGACATGCTTAAGTTTTTCTATTCTTCCCTTTTCCTTTGGACTTCAATTTTTTGAAATTGAATGAAGGGGTCATTAGTTGTTAATCCATTTCCATTACAGTGCTATTATGACATGTTTTCCTTCTGCGATTGTTAGATCAATCTGTTAATAAGTTTTGGTGGAAAATGACCATAGCTGCACTCAATAATGGAGTAGTCTGTACCTTTTCTGCTTTTTGGTTAATGACATCTTGAGCCATAGATATTTTGATTATCCTGTGGGAAAGACTACATACAACTCTCATGTGGTTGATGAATTGATTATGTTTCTATACATGATTAAGTTATTCCACAGAAGAGGCTCACTCTTATAAATCTATAAAATAACTTTAATTTTCGTAGGAACTCAAGTCTACCATATTTAAAGTAAGTATTATTCCTAGGTTTCTAGGATATTAGCATTGTAAATGTTTCTTCCTGTAGGAGATGGAATTACTTCGATAGTTTGTAAGATTTTTTATTTCACTAATTACTACTATTTCAGATATGTTGTATGGGTTATATGTCCGGAGTGATATATTGCTATGTAAGAAATCGTTCAACTGGAACTGGACAAAGAAAGACGATCTTGTTACAAGAAAATGGCCTTAGAGGTAATCAGCTTGATCAAAGCAAACAGGTGTACCTCTTACATGGAAATATCAAAGCAAACATGTGTACCTCTTGCATGGAAACACTAAGAGTTGAATATGATATCGTTGGCCCAGACGAGGACACACAGGTACCGCTTTTCTTTCTCACTTCCCTCTTTTTCCTCCTTATAAGTGTGTAAACATGGGAAAAATGCAGGTagcaaaaaaaaatttctttattgCTTCTAATTGTTCTTTACTGGAtatgaatttctcataaactaa
The DNA window shown above is from Nicotiana tomentosiformis chromosome 8, ASM39032v3, whole genome shotgun sequence and carries:
- the LOC104119669 gene encoding uncharacterized protein isoform X1, which translates into the protein MSIRTLDLTSVGLTFSANALLMDLSEVPMYLSKTTTNEADNYIPWLAFKSMHHISLICEQLVNRSSIDHPPIQTLGLKSIICCMGYMSGVIYCYVRNRSTGTGQRKTILLQENGLRGNQLDQSKQVYLLHGNIKANMCTSCMETLRVEYDIVGPDEDTQITHDVSEAKNLISQFLRTTSQRDFPFRRS
- the LOC104119669 gene encoding uncharacterized protein isoform X5 gives rise to the protein MDLSEVPMYLSKTTTNEADNYIPWLAFKSMHHISLICEQLVNRSSIDHPPIQTLGLKSIICCMGYMSGVIYCYVRNRSTGTGQRKTILLQENGLRGNQLDQSKQVYLLHGNIKANMCTSCMETLRVEYDIVGPDEDTQITHDVSEAKNLISQFLRTTSQRDFPFRRS
- the LOC104119669 gene encoding uncharacterized protein isoform X4, with amino-acid sequence MSIRTLDLTSVGLTFSANALLMDLSEVPMYLSKTTTNEADNYIPWLAFKSMHHISLICEQLVNRSSIDHPPIQTLGLKSIICCMGYMSGVIYCYVRNRSTGTGQRKTILLQENGLRGNQLDQSKQVYLLHGNIKANMCTSCMETLRVEYDIVGPDEDTQFLRTTSQRDFPFRRS
- the LOC104119669 gene encoding uncharacterized protein isoform X6, whose translation is MSIRVPMYLSKTTTNEADNYIPWLAFKSMHHISLICEQLVNRSSIDHPPIQTLGLKSIICCMGYMSGVIYCYVRNRSTGTGQRKTILLQENGLRGNQLDQSKQVYLLHGNIKANMCTSCMETLRVEYDIVGPDEDTQITHDVSEAKNLISQFLRTTSQRDFPFRRS
- the LOC104119669 gene encoding uncharacterized protein isoform X3 — encoded protein: MSIRTLDLTSVGLTFSANALLMDLSEVPMYLSKTTTNEADNYIPWLAFKSMHHISLICEQLVNRSSIDHPPIQTLGLKSIICCMGYMSGVIYCYVRNRSTGTGQRKTILLQENGLRGNQLDQSKQVYLLHGNIKANMCTSCMETLRVEYDIVGPDEDTQEMKSTKLKVLWERSWIW
- the LOC104119669 gene encoding uncharacterized protein isoform X2, whose protein sequence is MTLDLTSVGLTFSANALLMDLSEVPMYLSKTTTNEADNYIPWLAFKSMHHISLICEQLVNRSSIDHPPIQTLGLKSIICCMGYMSGVIYCYVRNRSTGTGQRKTILLQENGLRGNQLDQSKQVYLLHGNIKANMCTSCMETLRVEYDIVGPDEDTQITHDVSEAKNLISQFLRTTSQRDFPFRRS
- the LOC104119669 gene encoding uncharacterized protein isoform X7; amino-acid sequence: MYLSKTTTNEADNYIPWLAFKSMHHISLICEQLVNRSSIDHPPIQTLGLKSIICCMGYMSGVIYCYVRNRSTGTGQRKTILLQENGLRGNQLDQSKQVYLLHGNIKANMCTSCMETLRVEYDIVGPDEDTQITHDVSEAKNLISQFLRTTSQRDFPFRRS